The Thermodesulfobacteriota bacterium region GGTTGCAGCGGCACCGTCGCGATCTGCTTCCAGCGATCACCAACTTGGGTCTGGTCGATGACCTTGGCCGCCAGCACCTGCCCTTCGCTGACGATCTCGTAGGCTGCCGCGGGATGCCATGTGGATGCCGCCGGCACGGCGGGAACCCAAGCCGACACCGTGTAATAATCAGCCTGCTCGCTGGGAAGCTGCCAGCGGGCCTCCCCGGCAGCGCTCACCAGCTCGTGCGGATCCGACACCAGTCGTGGTCGAAAGATCCCACTGCCTGACAATTCCGTCCCCTGCCCTTCATCCCTGTCTCCTCCCCGACACCCGCCGACTCCGACTTGGCCGCGAGGAAGGCCGCTACCAGCGGACCGTCGAGACAACACACCGTAATCACGCGATAAATCCAGGCAGAATCCTCTTGGCATGCGGGTTGCTCTTTCGGGATCGGCAACCACAACCCGAGCCCCGAGGAGCCAGCCATGGCCAAAGCCCCCATTCCCATCCTTGCCGAGCGTGCCCGCCAGATCATGGTCAGCGGCGATCCTGGCGCCGCCATGGACTGCAACAAGGACAGCCTGGCCGGGGCGGTGAGCCAGCGGGCCTGCGTCTTCTGCGGCTCCCGGGTGGTGCTCTACCCCATCGCCGATGCCCTCCATCTCGTCCACGGCCCCATCGGCTGTGCAGTCTACACCTGGGACATCCGCGGCGCCCTGTCCTCGGGACCGGAGCTGCACCGGCTGTCCTTTTCCACCGACCTCGCGGAGCGGGACGTGATCTTCGGCGGCGAGAAGAAGCTCTACCGCTCCCTCATCGAGCTCATCGACCGCCATCAGCCCAAGGCAGCCTTTGTCTACGCCACCTGCATCGTCGGCCTCATCGGCGATGATCTGGCAGCGATCTGCCGGCAGGTGGCCAAGGAGAGAGGCATCCCGGTGCTGCCCGTGCAGTCGGAAGGCTTCAAGGGCAACAAGCGGGCCGGCTACCAGGCGGCCTGCAAGGCGATGTTCCAGCTGGTGGGCACCGGCGACCCGGCCGGCATCAGCCCGCACAGCATCAACATCCTGGGCGATTTCAACCTGGCCGGCGAGACCTGGCTGATCCGGGACTACTTCGCCCGCATGGGGGTGGAGGTGGTGGCCAACATCACCGGTGATGGCCGGGTGGATGCCATCCGGCGCTGCCATGGCGCGGCCCTCAACGTGGTGCAGTGCTCGGGGGCGACCATGGAGCTGGCGCGGATGATGGAGGAGCGCTACGGGGTGCCGTCCATCCGGGTCTCCTATTTCGGCATCGAGGACATGAGCGATGCCCTGTACCGGGTGGCGGCGTTCTTCGGCGAGCCGGCGATGCTGGCCCGGACCCGGGAGCTGGTCCGCACCGAGACCGCGGCCCTGCTGCCGGAGCTGGAGCATTACCGCCAGGCCCTGGCCGGCAAGAAGGCGGCCATCTATGTGGGCGGCGCCTTCAAGGCCTTTTCCCTGGTCAAGGCCTTCCGGCTCCTGGGCATGCAGGTGGTGCTGGTAGGCTCCCAGACCGGCACCGCCGAGGATTATGCGGAGCTGGCCGCCATCACCGATCCCGGCACCATCATCGTCGACGACGCCAACCCCCTGGAGCTGTCCGGCTTCCTGGCGGCCCGGGGAGCGGACATCTTCGTGGGCGGGGTCAAGGAGCGGCCCATCGCCTACAAGCTGGGGGTGGCCTTCTGCGACCACAACCACGAGCGCAAGGAGTGCCTGGCCGGCTTCGCCGGTATGAGGAACTTCGCAAGAGAGGTCTACGCCTCGATCATGAGTCCGGTGTGGCGCCTGGTGCCCCGGCAGGAAACGGCGGAGGCCGCGGTGGCCAGCGAGGAGGTGCGGTGATGGCAACGATGGCAGTCAAGACTGGTGCGGCGGTCTCCACCACCAACGCCTGCAAGCTGTGCGCCCCCCTGGGCGCGGCACTCGCCTTCCGGGGCATCGAGGCCACGGTCCCCTTCCTGCACGGCTCCCAGGGCTGCGCCACCTACATGCGGCGCTACATCATCAGCCATTTCAACGAGCCCATCGATATCGCCTCTTCCGCCCTGGGCGAAAAGCAGGCCGTGTTCGGCGGCGGCCCCAACCTCATGCAGGGGCTGGCCAACGTCATCCGCAAATACCGGCCGCGCCTGATCGGCGTCGCCACCACCTGCCTCACCGAGACCATCGGCGACGACGTGCCGCGGCTCCTGAAGGATTTCGCCCGGGAGCAGGGGGACGATTCGGAGCTGCCGCTTCTGGTGCCGGTCTCCACCCCCAGCTACGTGGGCACCCACATGGAGGGCTTCCACGCTGCCACCCGAGCGGTGGTGGCAGCCCTGGCCGAGCCTGGGCCGCGGCATGGCGGCGTGAACCTGCTGCCCGGCCTGGTGTCGCCCGCTGACCTGAGGCATCTGACGGAGATCTTTCGGGAGATGGAGACGAAGGTCACGATCCTGCCGGACTTCGCCGCCACCCTGGACGGCCCAGCCCTGGCCCACTATCCCCTGATCCCGGCGGGCGGCACTCCGCTGGCCGCCATCCGCCGGTCCGGTAGCGCCGCAGCCAGCCTGGAGCTCGGCCGCACCCTGGCCGGCAAGGACACCGCCGGCGGCCTCCTGCAGCAGGCCTGCGGCATCCCCTGCCTGCGCCTGGGATTGCCCATCGGCATCCACGAGACCGACCGCTTCCTGGCCGAGCTGACCAGGATCTCCGGCCGGCCGGTGCCGGCCCGGATCAAGGAAGAGCGCGGCCGGCTGGTGGACGCCTACGTGGACGGCCACAAGTATGTCTTCGGCAAGCGGGCGGTGGTGTACGGCGAAGAGGATCTGGTGGTCGGGCTTGCCGCCTTTCTGGCCGAGATCGGGGTACAGCCGGTGCTGTGCGCCTCCGGCGGCACCAGCGGTCAGCTCGCCCAGGCGGTCGCGGCCGCCACCGCCGACCTGACCCGGGAGGCACCCGTGGTGCGGGAGGGCGTGGACTTCTTCGAGATCGAGGAGCTGGCCGCCGCCCTGGAGCCGGATCTCCTGGTGGGCCACAGCAAGGGCTATTCCCTGGCCCGGCGGCGGCGGATTCCCCTCATCCGGGTGGGCTTTCCCATCCATGACCGGCTGGGAGGGCAAAGGATCCTGCATCTGGGCTACCGGGGGGCCCAGGCCCTCTTCGACACCGTGGCCAATGCCCTGATTGCTGCCAAGCAGGACGGAAGCCCGGTCGGCTACAGCTACATGTAAACCCCATCTCCCCAGGAGACGGCCATGAACGAGATCAAGCGCGATTCCTCCCGGCACCCCTGCTTCAACCCGCAGGTGAAGGGCGAGTGCGGCCGGGTGCACCTGCCGGTGGCCCCCAGCTGCAACATCCGCTGCAACTACTGCAACCGGCGCTTCGACTGCGTGAACGAAAGCCGGCCCGGCGTCACCAGCGCCCTGCTGCGGCCGGAGCAGGCCAGGTCCTACCTGGCCGAGGTGCTGGCCCGGGAGCCCCGGATCACCGTGGCGGGGATCGCAGGACCCGGCGACCCCTTCGCCAACCCCCAGGAGACCATGACCACCCTGCGGCTGGTGCGCCAGGATTTCCCGGCCCTTCTCCTGTGCCTGGCCACCAACGGCTTGGGGATCATGCCGTATGTGGACGAGCTGGCGGAGCTTGGAGTGTCCCACGTCACCGTCACCGTCAACGCGGTCGATCCGGCGATTGGCGCCAGGATCTACGGCTGGGTGCGGGAGGGCAAGGTGATCTACCGGGGTGCGACCGGGGCCCAGCTCCTCCTGGCCCGCCAGGAGGAAGCCATCCGGCGCCTCAGCGCCCATGGCCTCACGATCAAGATCAACACCGTCATCATCCCCGGCATCAACGATCAGCATGCGCCGGCGGTGGCGGCCCGGATGCGGGAGCTGGGGGCGAGCCTGCACAATTGTATGGCCATGGTGCCCAACGCCGACACGCCGCTCGCCGAGGTCGTTCCCCCGGCCCCGGCGGCTCTGGAGGCGATTCGAGAGAAGTGCGGCCAGCATCTGCCCCAGATGCGCCATTGCACCCGCTGCCGGGCTGACGCCGTCGGCCTGTTGGGCGACGACCGGCAGCAGGAATTCGGTGCCTGCCTGGCCACCCATTCCCGCCGGGTGCCGGCGACCGCCGATCGTCCCCACGTGGCGGTGGCCACCATGGAGGGTATGCTGGTCAACGAGCACCTCGGCGCGGCGGGGCGCTTCCAGATCTGGACCCGGACCGCGGATGGCTTCCAGCTCCTGGAGGAACGGCCAGCGCCGGCCCCCGGTGGCGGTGAAGGCCGCTGGCAGGCCCTGGCCCGCACCCTCGGTGACTGCCGAGCCGTGCTGGTGAGTGGCATCGGCGACACCCCCGAAAGGATCCTGCGCGCCGCAGGCATCGAGCCGGTGACCATGGCCGGCTTCATCGCCAGCGGCCTGGCGGCGGTGTATGGCGGCGGCAGCGTCAGCCACCTGCGGGTACGGCGCGCCAGCGGTGCCGGCAGTGGCTGCAGCGGCAAGGGCGGCGGCTGCCTGTAACCGAACGAAACCTCCATCACCCGCGCCGCCCCCTCTCTTGCCGGAGGGAGCGGCCCCCAGGGAGAACGACCATGCGCATTGCCGTGGCAACATCCGACACCGTCCACGTGAACGAGCACTTCGGCCGCGCCGACCGCTTCCTCATCTACGACCTCGTGGGCCCGACCCCGCGCTACATCGAGACGCGGCCGGTCACCCGCCTGTCCACCGGCGACCCGGATCACCCCTTCGATCCCGCCCGGCTGGCCGCCATCGTCCAGGTGCTGGCAGACTGCAGCCGGGTATATGTGACCGCCATCGGCGAGCGCCCCGCCGCCGAGCTTGCGGCCCGCGGTATTACGCCGGTGCTCTACGAGGGTGCCATCGCGACCCTGGCCTGAGCCCCTGCCCGGACGGGGCCTGGCCGCGCTCGGCCCGATACCCGCCGCGGCGGG contains the following coding sequences:
- a CDS encoding nitrogenase component 1, producing MATMAVKTGAAVSTTNACKLCAPLGAALAFRGIEATVPFLHGSQGCATYMRRYIISHFNEPIDIASSALGEKQAVFGGGPNLMQGLANVIRKYRPRLIGVATTCLTETIGDDVPRLLKDFAREQGDDSELPLLVPVSTPSYVGTHMEGFHAATRAVVAALAEPGPRHGGVNLLPGLVSPADLRHLTEIFREMETKVTILPDFAATLDGPALAHYPLIPAGGTPLAAIRRSGSAAASLELGRTLAGKDTAGGLLQQACGIPCLRLGLPIGIHETDRFLAELTRISGRPVPARIKEERGRLVDAYVDGHKYVFGKRAVVYGEEDLVVGLAAFLAEIGVQPVLCASGGTSGQLAQAVAAATADLTREAPVVREGVDFFEIEELAAALEPDLLVGHSKGYSLARRRRIPLIRVGFPIHDRLGGQRILHLGYRGAQALFDTVANALIAAKQDGSPVGYSYM
- a CDS encoding NifB/NifX family molybdenum-iron cluster-binding protein, with translation MRIAVATSDTVHVNEHFGRADRFLIYDLVGPTPRYIETRPVTRLSTGDPDHPFDPARLAAIVQVLADCSRVYVTAIGERPAAELAARGITPVLYEGAIATLA
- the nifB gene encoding nitrogenase cofactor biosynthesis protein NifB, with protein sequence MNEIKRDSSRHPCFNPQVKGECGRVHLPVAPSCNIRCNYCNRRFDCVNESRPGVTSALLRPEQARSYLAEVLAREPRITVAGIAGPGDPFANPQETMTTLRLVRQDFPALLLCLATNGLGIMPYVDELAELGVSHVTVTVNAVDPAIGARIYGWVREGKVIYRGATGAQLLLARQEEAIRRLSAHGLTIKINTVIIPGINDQHAPAVAARMRELGASLHNCMAMVPNADTPLAEVVPPAPAALEAIREKCGQHLPQMRHCTRCRADAVGLLGDDRQQEFGACLATHSRRVPATADRPHVAVATMEGMLVNEHLGAAGRFQIWTRTADGFQLLEERPAPAPGGGEGRWQALARTLGDCRAVLVSGIGDTPERILRAAGIEPVTMAGFIASGLAAVYGGGSVSHLRVRRASGAGSGCSGKGGGCL
- the nifE gene encoding nitrogenase iron-molybdenum cofactor biosynthesis protein NifE — its product is MAKAPIPILAERARQIMVSGDPGAAMDCNKDSLAGAVSQRACVFCGSRVVLYPIADALHLVHGPIGCAVYTWDIRGALSSGPELHRLSFSTDLAERDVIFGGEKKLYRSLIELIDRHQPKAAFVYATCIVGLIGDDLAAICRQVAKERGIPVLPVQSEGFKGNKRAGYQAACKAMFQLVGTGDPAGISPHSINILGDFNLAGETWLIRDYFARMGVEVVANITGDGRVDAIRRCHGAALNVVQCSGATMELARMMEERYGVPSIRVSYFGIEDMSDALYRVAAFFGEPAMLARTRELVRTETAALLPELEHYRQALAGKKAAIYVGGAFKAFSLVKAFRLLGMQVVLVGSQTGTAEDYAELAAITDPGTIIVDDANPLELSGFLAARGADIFVGGVKERPIAYKLGVAFCDHNHERKECLAGFAGMRNFAREVYASIMSPVWRLVPRQETAEAAVASEEVR